One window of Oreochromis niloticus isolate F11D_XX linkage group LG23, O_niloticus_UMD_NMBU, whole genome shotgun sequence genomic DNA carries:
- the med16 gene encoding mediator of RNA polymerase II transcription subunit 16 — protein MELAYVCEWEKRPKSTHCPSIPLVCSWSCRNLVAFTTDLKSEDDDKNVSHMIHIIDTEHPWDVFSINSGHTEVISCLEWDQSGSRLLSADGDGQIKCWSMSDHLVNSWESVLSSSLDGDPIIALSWLHNGVKLALHVEMSGSTNFGEKFSRVKFSPSLTLFGGKPMEGWLAVTVSGLVTVSLLKPGGALLTASESLCRLRGRVALADIAFTGGGNIVVAATDGSSSSPVQFYKVVVSVVSEKCRIDTELLPSLFLRCTTDPLRREKYPAVTHLKFLTRENSEQVLLCASNQNGSIVECWSLRKEGLPVNNIFQHRSPVVGEKQPTILKWRILTTTSDLERVSAVALPKLPISISNTDLKVASDTKFCPGLGLALAFHDGSIHILHRLSLHTMGVFYGASSAQRPGDESAIKRQRTAGPAVHFKALQFSWTSLALAGVDNHGKLHMLRVSPSMGQVLEMNTTLRHLLFLLEYCMVTGYDWWDVLLHVQPSMVHNLVEKLHEEYMRQNQALQQVLATRIVAVKASLCKLSTATAARACDFHAKLLLIAISSTLKSLLRPHVLNTPDKSPGDRLTEICAKNTDTDIDKVMINLKTEEFVLDGPPLQSLQQLIQWVGDFVLYLLANLPNQGSMVRPGFGFMRDGASLGMLREMLVMIRIWGLLKPGCLPTFTATSDTQDSMLLLFRLLTKLWLCSRDDGAPQDPDDSLIDECCLLPSQLLVPSMDWLPVNDGVMVKLQGKHPLRLQFGKASSLPSNAPPTPLEVFNRTPGSQRMDNLRCVHMGVCPTEESKACTRCGCVTMLRSPNKTNAMKQWEQRWIKNCLCGGLWRRIPPTFT, from the exons ATGGAACTGGCCTATGTGTGTGAGTGGGAGAAGCGTCCGAAGAGCACACACTGCCCTTCCATCCCGCTGGTCTGCTCCTGGTCCTGCAGGAACCTCGTGGCCTTCACCACAGACCTGAAGAGCGAGGACGACGACAAGa ATGTGAGTCACATGATCCATATCATCGACACTGAGCACCCCTGGGATGTTTTCTCCATCAACTCTGGACACACTGAGGTCATTTCCTGTCTGGAGTGGGACCAATCAG GCTCACGGCTGCTGTCTGCAGACGGCGACGGGCAGATCAAATGCTGGTCGATGTCGGATCACCTGGTGAATAGCTGGGAGAGTGTCCTGTCGAGCTCGCTAGATGGAGACCCCATCATCGCTCTCAGCTGGCTGCACAATGGTGTCAAGCTGGCACTGCACGTGGAGATG TCTGGCTCCACAAACTTCGGGGAGAAGTTCTCTCGGGTGAAATTTTCACCGTCCCTAACGCTGTTTGGCGGTAAGCCGATGGAGGGCTGGCTGGCGGTGACAGTGAGTGGTTTGGTGACAGTGTCGCTGCTGAAACCGGGTGGCGCTCTGCTGACGGCGAGCGAGAGCCTGTGCCGGCTGAGAGGGCGCGTGGCGTTGGCCGATATTGCCTTCACCGGAGGAGGGAACATTGTGGTGGCTGCCACAGATGGCAGCAGCTCCTCGCCTGTGCAGTTCTACAAG GTGGTGGTCAGCGTGGTGAGTGAGAAATGTCGCATtgacactgagctgctgccGTCACTTTTCCTGCGTTGCACCACCGACCCGCTGAGGAGGGAGAAGTACCCCGCTGTCACCCACCTCAAGTTCCTGACCCGGGAGAACTCTGAGCAA GTTCTGCTGTGTGCGTCCAATCAGAACGGCAGCATCGTGGAGTGCTGGTCTCTGAGGAAGGAGGGACTTCCTGTCAATAATATCTTCCAGCACCGTTCGCCAGTGG TGGGAGAGAAGCAGCCGACCATCCTAAAATGGCGGATCCTGACGACCACCAGCGACCTGGAGCGTGTGTCGGCTGTCGCTCTGCCCAAGCTGCCAATCTCCATCTCCAACACTGACCTGAAGGTGGCGTCAGACACCAAGTTCTGCCCCGGACTCG GTCTGGCTCTGGCATTTCATGATGGCAGCATCCACATCCTGCACCGCCTCTCCCTCCACACCATGGGCGTGTTCTACGGCGCCTCCTCGGCACAGCGCCCTGGAGATGAGTCGGCCATCAAGCGCCAGAGAACCGCCGGCCCCGCCGTCCACTTCAAGGCCCTGCAGTTCTCCTGGACCTCATTGGCTCTGGCTGGAGTTGACAACCATGGCAAG CTCCACATGCTGCGTGTATCGCCCTCTATGGGCCAGGTGCTGGAGATGAACACGACGCTGCGTCACCTGCTGTTCCTGCTGGAGTACTGCATGGTGACGGGTTACGACTGGTGGGACGTGCTGCTGCACGTGCAGCCCAGCATGGTGCACAACCTGGTGGAGAAGCTGCACGAAGAGTACATGAGGCAGAACCAGGCGCTGCAGCAG GTTCTGGCGACACGCATTGTGGCAGTGAAGGCATCTCTCTGTAAACTCTCCACGGCGACAGCGGCTCGAGCGTGTGACTTCCATGCCAAGCTGCTGCTTATCGCTATCAGCTCCACCCTCAAGTCTCTGCTGAGGCCTCATGTCCTCAACACGCCGGACAAGAGTCCTGGAGACCGACTGACAGAGATCTGCgccaaaaacacagacacag ATATCGATAAGGTGATGATCAACCTGAAGACGGAGGAGTTTGTACTGGATGGTCCTCCTCTGCAGTCTCTGCAGCAGCTCATCCAGTGGGTGGGAGACTTCGTCCTGTACCTGCTCGCCAACCTGCCCAACCAG GGCTCTATGGTCCGGCCCGGGTTTGGCTTCATGCGGGACGGGGCGTCTCTGGGGATGCTGAGGGAGATGCTGGTGATGATCCGGATCTGGGGTCTGCTGAAGCCCGGCTGTCTGCCCACCTTCACCGCCACGTCGGACACCCAGGACAGCATGCTGCTGCTCTTCAGGCTGCTCACCAAGCTGTGGCTCTGCT CACGGGATGATGGCGCCCCCCAGGACCCCGACGACAGTCTGATTGACGAGTGCTGCCTGCTGCCGAGCCAGCTGCTGGTGCCCAGCATGGACTGGCTGCCCGTCAACGACGGCGTGATGGTGAAGCTCCAGGGCAAGCACCCACTTAGGCTGCAGTTTGGCAAGGCCTCGTCCCTGCCCAGCAACGCCCCGCCCACACCTCTGGAGGTGTTCAACAG GACTCCTGGCTCTCAGAGAATGGATAACCTGCGTTGTGTTCACATGGGCGTCTGTCCCACCGAGGAGAGCAAAGCCTGCACAAG GTGCGGCTGTGTGACCATGCTCCGTTCGCCCAACAAGACAAACGCCATGAAGCAATGGGAGCAGCGCTGGATTAAGAACTGTCTGTGTGGTGGTCTGTGGAGGAGGATCCCACCCACGTTCACCTGA